One window from the genome of Mustela lutreola isolate mMusLut2 chromosome 11, mMusLut2.pri, whole genome shotgun sequence encodes:
- the SERPINB11 gene encoding serpin B11, translating to MDSLSTANVEFCLDVFKELNSNNVGDNIFFSPLSLLYALSMVLLGARGNSAGQMEKVLHFDHTSESLKPEFRDSAKCSQAGRIHSEFGVLISQINQPDSNYTLSMANRLYGTKAMVFHQQYLTCSKKFYQAIPQTVDFEQSPEETRKTINAWVESKTNGKVTNLFGKGTIDPSCVMVLVNAIYFKGQWQNKFQERETIKSPFQLSEGKSVFVEMMYQTGTYKLAFIKEPQMQVLELPYVNNKLSMIILLPVGTASLEQIEKQLNTKTFYEWTSSANMVEREVEVHIPRFRLEIQYELNSLLNSLGMTDIFSEIKADLSGISPLDGLYLSKVIHKSYVDVNEEGTEAAAATGDSFLVKRLPIRAQFLANHPFLFFIRHSHTNTILFCGKLASPETNRLEQGAES from the exons ATGGATTCCCTCAGCACAGCAAATGTTGAATTTTGCCTTGATGTGTTCAAAGAGCTGAACAGTAACAACGTGGGAGATAACATCTTcttttccccactgagcctgCTCTATGCTCTAAGTATGGTCCTCCTTGGTGCCAGAGGAAACAGTGCAGGGCAGATGGAAAAG gtGCTTCACTTTGATCATACTTCAGAGTCATTAAAACCAGAGTTCAGGGACTCAGCTAAG TGCAGCCAAGCTGGAAGGATTCATTCAGAGTTTGGAGTCTTAATCTCTCAAATCAACCAGCCAGACTCTAACTATACCCTCAGCATGGCCAACAGACTCTACGGGACAAAGGCAATGGTGTTCCATCAG CAATATTTAACTTGTTCTAAGAAATTCTATCAAGCCATACCACAAACTGTTGATTTTGAACAGTCTCCAGAAGAAACGAGGAAAACTATTAATGCTTGGGTTGAAAGTAAAACTAATG gAAAAGTCACAAACCTCTTTGGAAAGGGAACAATCGACCCTTCTTGTGTAATGGTCCTGGTGAACGCCATATATTTCAAAGGACAATGGCAAAATAAGTTTCAGGAAAGAGAGACAATTAAAAGCCCTTTTCAGCTGAGTGAG ggtaaAAGTGTGTTTGTGGAAATGATGTATCAAACTGGAACATACAAATTAGCCTTCATAAAGGAACCGCAGATGCAAGTTCTCGAGCTGCCTTATGTTAACAACAAACTAAGCATGATTATTCTGCTTCCAGTAGGCACGGCCAGTCTAGAACAG ATAGAGAAGCAGTTGAACACGAAGACATTTTACGAGTGGACCAGCTCTGCTAACATGGTGGAGAGGGAAGTTGAAGTACACATCCCCAGATTCAGGCTTGAAATCCAGTATGAGCTAAATTCCCTGCTAAATTCTCTAGGCATGACAGATATCTTCAGCGAGATCAAAGCAGATCTTTCTGGAATATCACCGCTTGATGGCCTGTATTTATCAAAGGTTATCCACAAGTCATATGTGGATGTCAACGAAGAGGGCACCGAGGCGGCAGCAGCCACTGGGGACAGCTTCCTCGTGAAAAGACTCCCCATCCGGGCTCAGTTCCTGGCAAACCACCCGTTCTTGTTCTTCATAAGGCACAGCCATACCAACACCATCCTCTTCTGTGGCAAGCTCGCCTCTCCCGAAACAAACAGGCTTGAGCAAGGTGCAGAGTCCTAG